The following are encoded together in the Cherax quadricarinatus isolate ZL_2023a chromosome 37, ASM3850222v1, whole genome shotgun sequence genome:
- the LOC128704080 gene encoding uncharacterized protein: protein MDEDLWAAAVQATKDHRAKNVQLRKAATGSTLPGTLRAFATLWQEGVRVFLLGGDGMEVKVLCRYMEISGSKALVISPTSLISSNDCPSLISLSPPHGALITAEVARLAAAGINHLIPIITRSEEAHISHVMAAGRTKGISVATPVLLQINNISTTYLREALAASPTAGVWMSVGSELPEIMTAIGHIIHDHLIMLHTHPAHRAKLLNHPVARSIAEACAVCTVAWAGSSMVDDINRRQLLSVLFPQNPLVAVLAYDAASLALASLTHKNFSDVSKLQEHLTDHAGYIGVTKRIVGGVASGWAVRLRLVPQHLLGHTVLQESPWLLEGQTRLESEAESLWVVVSENYSPTRLVTQEEIQGLAMLTRCDTSVWMEVTAHDPLTHRPVVTSVHITMPPHALLVPNGSPSGFSMRAWCHNRQGAPGVDIGCHGSAAHNDSMRCVIAMSTGGPGNRRAIRTFVNKHGFRIRRPKGYGRFARTFKKIKQFVNHTDFRSVLPQLSACVGSTAGCSYCVLFILLNNITISPGVCYGACALAIGGSCTTLLVRGIQYTFDHTVICTELFIQGRLSLSSYLADASFGARLASINAQALGGYQMLAAPLVSMMQVSPMVSQLVESMAQPWLRHMEYQEGIRANDDFLGHLITTLGLPLCSFVAVLVDYRDTITFVVLMAMLCHYARASLLG, encoded by the coding sequence ATGGATGAGGACCTGTGGGCTGCAGCAGTGCAGGCAACCAAAGATCACAGAGCCAAGAACGTCCAGCTGCGGAAGGCTGCGACGGGCAGCACCCTCCCAGGAACACTCCGGGCCTTCGCAACACTCTGGCAGGAAGGAGTTAGAGTCTTCCTCCTGGGAGGCGATGGAATGGAGGTAAAGGTTTTGTGCCGTTATATGGAAATCTCCGGCAGCAAGGCGCTAGTTATTTCTCCCACATCCCTAATCTCTAGTAATGACTGCCCTTCTCTGATATCCCTGTCTCCTCCCCATGGTGCACTCATCACAGCGGAGGTGGCCAGACTAGCAGCAGCCGGCATCAATCATCTTATCCCAATAATAACTAGGAGCGAGGAGGCGCATATATCACATGTGATGGCAGCAGGCAGGACCAAGGGCATCAGTGTGGCAACACCGGTGCTGCTGCAGATCAACAATATCTCCACAACATATCTGAGGGAGGCGCTAGCTGCTTCCCCGACAGCTGGTGTGTGGATGTCGGTGGGTAGCGAGTTGCCAGAAATCATGACAGCTATTGGTCATATCATTCATGATCACCTCATCATGTTACACACCCATCCTGCCCATCGTGCCAAACTTCTCAACCATCCAGTTGCCCGCTCAATTGCAGAGGCTTGTGCGGTGTGTACTGTAGCGTGGGCAGGGTCATCTATGGTGGATGATATCAATCGCCGTCAACTGCTGTCTGTTCTATTCCCTCAGAATCCTTTGGTGGCTGTCCTTGCCTATGATGCTGCAAGCCTCGCTTTAGCCTCCCTCACCCACAAGAACTTCTCTGATGTCTCCAAGCTGCAGGAACATCTTACTGATCATGCAGGTTACATAGGTGTCACCAAACGTATCGTTGGTGGTGTAGCGTCGGGCTGGGCTGTAAGGTTGAGGTTAGTTCCTCAACATTTGCTGGGTCATACAGTACTTCAAGAATCACCTTGGTTGTTAGAGGGTCAGACACGATTGGAAAGTGAGGCAGAATCTTTATGGGTGGTAGTGAGCGAGAATTATTCTCCTACCCGCCTGGTGACACAAGAAGAAATTCAGGGACTGGCAATGCTCACTAGGTGTGACACCAGTGTATGGATGGAGGTCACGGCTCATGACCCCCTGACGCACAGACCAGTCGTGACGTCGGTACACATCACAATGCCTCCTCACGCTCTTCTAGTACCTAATGGCTCTCCCAGTGGGTTCAGTATGCGAGCTTGGTGTCACAATCGCCAGGGTGCTCCGGGAGTAGACATCGGTTGCCATGGCTCAGCAGCTCACAATGACTCGATGCGTTGTGTAATAGCTATGTCCACTGGAGGTCCGGGCAACCGCCGTGCCATACGGACTTTCGTCAACAAGCATGGGTTTAGAATTCGTAGACCTAAGGGATATGGACGTTTTGCTCGAACTTTTAAAAAAATAAAGCAGTTCGTCAATCATACAGACTTCAGATCGGTGCTCCCTCAACTTAGTGCGTGTGTTGGATCCACTGCTGGATGTAGCTATTGCGTTCTGTTCATTTTATTGAACAATATTACCATAAGTCCTGGAGTATGCTATGGTGCGTGTGCTTTGGCAATAGGCGGGTCATGTACCACTCTCTTAGTCAGGGGAATACAGTATACCTTTGATCATACTGTCATTTGTACGGAGCTCTTCATCCAAGGGCGTCTTTCTCTTTCTTCATACTTGGCTGACGCCTCCTTCGGAGCCCGCCTGGCAAGCATAAATGCCCAGGCACTGGGTGGGTACCAGATGCTAGCAGCACCCCTAGTATCCATGATGCAAGTTTCTCCTATGGTGAGCCAGCTGGTGGAGTCGATGGCTCAACCATGGCTGCGGCACATGGAATATCAAGAAGGAATACGAGCCAATGATGACTTCTTGGGTCACCTCATCACTACTCTGGGTCTGCCGTTGTGTTCTTTTGTAGCTGTCCTGGTGGACTACAGAGATACCATTACTTTCGTAGTCTTGATGGCTATGCTCTGTCATTATGCAAGGGCATCCTTACTTGGCTAA